A region from the Helicoverpa armigera isolate CAAS_96S chromosome 6, ASM3070526v1, whole genome shotgun sequence genome encodes:
- the LOC110381127 gene encoding G2/mitotic-specific cyclin-B3 isoform X1, whose protein sequence is MAPTRLASKPIGVNENLNGLLGHGITTRSKQLASLKTHKDTLKGPNKRKADSPLKDVTAKRAAFGDITNAFNKTTAFQDKDKVMGLKKVTVESKMLPIVKSIKPQTTTLNGKTSKAKTLQRVATNAIDAVQKHFAKDPPKPVATRAQNGILKNIEQKKDKSLNQNQSQNSAKSARSDVSEPSLYMTALETTSPSETSKEEYKTISEKLDKVNLDDTVRSLDEETEEPHKTPLDVADFDKENWNDPFQVSNYAMDIFNYLKSRERLFPIDDYLQRMKGITAWMRALLVDWMVEVQESFELNHETLYLAVKLVDLFLTRSTKTQPEKDHLTKEELQLLGASALFIASKFDERIPPLVDDFLYICDGAYTLSQLLKMEMNILRVVDFDLGIPLSYRFLRRYARCARVSMPTLTLARFVLEQCLLEYNLLEHSDSKMAAAALYLALRMKSIGNWSPTLQYYTGYTVKDILPIAIAQNATLHKKPKSAISTVRNKYSHTIFFEVAKVALIDDAALSS, encoded by the exons ATGGCGCCAACAAGGTTGGCATCGAAGCCGATCGGCGTCAATGAGAACTTGAATGGTTTACTGGGGCATGGGATAACGACGAGGAGTAAGCAATTAGCTTCTCTGAAGACTCATAAGGACACTTTGAAGGGTCCAAATAAGAGGAAAGCCGATAGTCCCTTGAAAGATGTTACTGCAAAGCGGGCGGCGTTTGGGGACATCACAAATGCCTTCAACAAGACCACCGCGTTCCAGGATAAGGACAAAGTCATGGGGCTGAAGAAGGTTACTGTGGAGAGCAAAATGCTCCCAATCGTTAag AGTATCAAACCACAGACAACCACATTGAATGGTAAGACCTCCAAAGCAAAAACTCTGCAGCGCGTGGCCACCAATGCCATAGACGCTGTGCAGAAGCACTTTGCCAAGGATCCTCCTAAGCCAGTAGCAACTCGGGCACAGAATGGCATCCTCAAGAACATTGAACAGAAAAAAGACAAGAGTCTTAATCAGAACCAAAGTCAGAACTCTGCAAAGTCTGCAAGGAGTGATGTATCTGAACCATCACTGTATATGACAGCTTTAGAAACTac CAGCCCCTCAGAAACCTCCAAAGAGGAATACAAGACAATAAGTGAGAAGCTAGACAAGGTAAACCTTGATGACACAGTCCGTTCCCTGGACGAAGAGACTGAGGAGCCTCACAAGACACCCTTGGATGTCGCAGACTTTGACAAGGAGAACTGGAATGACCCCTTCCAGGTCTCCAACTATGCTATGGATATATTCAACTATTTGAAGAGCAGAGAA CGCCTATTCCCCATCGATGACTACCTGCAGCGGATGAAAGGGATCACGGCGTGGATGCGGGCACTGCTCGTGGACTGGATGGTGGAGGTCCAGGAGAGCTTCGAGCTGAACCACGAGACTCTATACCTGGCCGTCAAGCTGGTAGACCTGTTCCTGACCAGGTCCACGAAGACGCAGCCAGAGAAGGACCACCTCACGAAGGAAGAACTGCAGCTGCTCGGAGCTTCTGCACTGTTTATTGCTTCTAAGTTTGAC GAGCGCATCCCCCCTCTAGTGGATGACTTCCTGTACATCTGCGACGGCGCGTACACGTTGAGCCAGCTGCTCAAGATGGAGATGAACATCCTCCGCGTCGTGGACTTCGACCTCGGCATCCCGCTCTCCTACCGCTTCCTCAGGAGATACGCCAGG TGCGCTCGAGTATCGATGCCGACGCTAACCCTAGCGAGGTTCGTGCTCGAACAGTGCCTACTGGAGTACAATCTTCTGGAACATTCGGACagcaagatggccgccgccgcgCTATACCTCGCGCTCAGGATGAAGTCCATCGGAAACTGGTCGCCTACCCTACAGTATTATACAG GATACACCGTGAAGGATATCCTCCCCATCGCGATCGCACAGAACGCGACGCTACACAAGAAACCAAAATCCGCCATCAGCACAGTGAGGAACAAGTATTCGCACACGATCTTCTTCGAGGTGGCCAAGGTGGCGCTGATCGACGACGCGGCGCTGTCCAGCTGA
- the LOC110381967 gene encoding peroxisomal ATPase PEX1 isoform X2, translating into MLGGVKLKVTFTHEKTCFAYISPKYSTNNEQTQCVQVLCRDKQILLWVVFNSGVPEGHIACNPIYSRMVGLEEGADVFVSPYTDLKVLNELYVETDSPDDQEILEHNVELLQMRILDQLRLVVANQKTVVWISASLPIVFTPKQTGILVNHSQIIVKMDAFNSIHPFPSTPVNVPVPKDNEQFKNIGAINKGMLAPYLNVAKRLVLRAVPIDSDGKKNLIHPYTVFIHEDFIDEKYKNLTIILATMTNIPSILNESDDDSENNNVSINDVCVEIVPIDSVIYRSLCREVHNKNIPTVLIPKPLNAIINIENGMRIIFTLIADNIEEPEHIDIITYSDQIQSEMDVVEKFKNCVIKSTHSGKRFLINNGMIKQNTEITPGFLQFKVKPDKLKFTMLDPGSFRNCTVAAKCSSETDMALPKAVMSKMDYDYKNYCRSMKSMEALIEKVLAHVNFEIHREATFKGASEIKSNVLITGLSGTGKSSFCQIIQKELTVWSHILQCRSLRGRKDITEVLGKAILMCQEHSPAVLICDDVDALVPPNMEGASPQDIAYYQRLAVVIKHLLQTCSGVCVLMTSLSMKDLHPTLRQFSGKPLFTAQFDVPELEKTERTELFKHLLNDKIRQEFEIEDDDVIKLAMDTAGFSVRDIIDYLNKKIFKAVKKKKSNPNEPKPRLVEDITKDEEKASEFDIWGPVGGLEEVKQELTECIFWPIMYPALFPSQSCGILLYGPPGTGKSHIGSCLARLTNMNMITVKGPELLSKYIGQSEKAVRDIFDKADMKRPCILFFDEFDSLAPKRGHDSTGVTDRVVNQLLARLDGAEGGARGPVLAATSRPDLVDPALLRAGRLQRHVYCALPDQRGRHEVLRTLTKSVQVDEAVDLQDLAARTEGYSPADLKSILVTAQLTRLETQLTANEEKSMESVVVYKEDIESALAETKPSLSIQQRLFYDMIYKRFRGESLTDEQKIISKFQQKQRVTLA; encoded by the exons ATGTTGGGAGGCGTCAAGCTTAAAGTAACGTTTACTCATGAAAAGACTTGCTTTGCTTATATCAGTCCAAAGTACAGCACAAATAATGAACAG ACACAATGCGTCCAAGTTCTCTGCAGAGACAAGCAGATCCTACTATGGGTGGTGTTCAACAGTGGTGTTCCAGAAGGTCACATAGCCTGCAATCCTATATACAGCAGGATGGTGGGGCTAGAGGAGGGGGCTGATGTCTTTGTGTCTCCGTACACAGATCTTAAGGTGCTGAATGAGCTGTATGTGGAGACTGATAGTCCTGATGACCAGGAAATATTA gAACACAATGTAGAACTACTACAAATGCGGATACTAGACCAATTGAGACTAGTTGTAGCTAATCAAAAGACAGTAGTTTGGATCTCAGCGTCTTTACCAATAGTGTTCACACCAAAACAGACAGGCATTCTTGTCAACCATAGCCAAATTATTGTGAAAATGGATGCTTTTAACAGCATACATCCTTTCCCTTCTACACCAGTCAATGTTCCCGTTCCCAAAGATAATGAACAGTTTAAAAACATAGGTGCTATAAACAAAGGAATGTTAGCTCCATATTTAAATGTAGCAAAAAGGTTAGTTCTAAGAGCAGTACCCATAGACAGTGATGGCAAAAAGAATTTGATACACCCATACACTGTATTCATACATGAAGACTTTATAGATGAAAAGTATAAGAATTTAACTATAATACTTGCTACAATGACTAATATACcatcaattttaaatgagaGCGATGATGATAGTGAgaataataatgtttcaattaATGATGTGTGTGTAGAAATAGTTCCAATTGACTCTGTGATATACAGAAGTTTGTGCAGGGAGgtacataacaaaaacatacctacagtACTTATACCAAAACCTTTAAATGCTATAATTAATATTGAGAACGGAATGAGAATAATCTTCACTCTAATAGCTGACAATATTGAAGAACCGGAACACATAGACATAATAACATATTCAGATCAGATACAGTCAGAAATGGATGTGGTAGAAAAATTCAAGAACTGCGTTATAAAAAGCACACATTCTGGCAAGCGGTTCCTTATAAACAATGGTATGATAAAGCAGAATACAGAAATAACACCAGGATTTTTACAGTTCAAGGTAAAACCGGATAAGTTGAAGTTTACAATGCTAGATCCAGGGTCTTTTAGGAACTGTACGGTAGCTGCTAAGTGCTCTAGTGAGACAGATATGGCTTTACCAAAAGCTGTCATGTCTAAGATGGATTATGATTATAAAAATTACTGTAGGTCAATGAAATCTATGGAGGCGTTGATTGAGAAGGTTTTGGCACATGTTAACTTTGAGATACATAGAGAGGCCACTTTTAAAGGTGCTTCTGAGATCAAGagtaatgttttaattactg GTCTAAGTGGCACAGGAAAATCTTCATTCTGCCAGATAATCCAAAAAGAATTGACTGTCTGGTCGCACATACTACAATGCCGTTCTCTCAGAGGTCGTAAGGACATTACTGAGGTGCTTGGGAAGGCTATACTGATGTGTCAGGAACATAGTCCAGCTGTGCTTATATGTGATGATGTGGATGCTTTAGTGCCGCCGAATATGGAAGGCGCTTCGCCTCAGGATATTGCTTATTATCAgag ACTAGCAGTAGTAATAAAGCACCTCCTACAAACATGTTCAGGAGTATGCGTGCTAATGACATCACTCAGTATGAAAGACTTGCACCCCACGCTGCGCCAATTCAGCGGGAAGCCGCTGTTTACGGCACAGTTTGACGTGCCCGAGTTGGAGAAG ACAGAAAGAACGGAATTATTCAAGCACCTTCTCAACGACAAGATACGGCAGGAGTTTGAGATAGAAGACGATGACGTCATCAAACTGGCCATGGATACCGCCGGCTTTAGCGTTAGGGATATCATTGATTATTTGAACAAGAAGATATTTAAAGCTGTTAAGAAGAAAA AATCGAACCCAAATGAGCCCAAGCCTCGTTTAGTAGAAGACATAACGAAAGACGAGGAGAAGGCTAGCGAGTTCGATATCTGGGGACCAGTCGGAGGTCTGGAGGAAGTCAAGCAAGAGCTCACTGAGTGCATATTCTGGCCTATTATG TATCCAGCACTATTCCCGTCTCAATCATGCGGCATCCTGCTATACGGGCCGCCCGGCACCGGCAAGTCCCACATCGGCTCGTGCTTGGCCCGACTCACGAATATGAACATGATCACTGTGAAGGGACCTGAGTTGCTCTCCAAGTATATCGGACAGAGTGAGAAGGCTGTTAGGGATATTTTTGACAA GGCAGACATGAAGAGGCCCTGTATACTGTTCTTCGACGAGTTCGACAGTCTCGCGCCCAA ACGCGGTCACGACTCAACTGGAGTAACAGACAGAGTAGTAAACCAGCTGCTAGCTCGGCTGGACGGCGCGGAGGGGGGCGCGCGGGGCCCCGTGCTGGCGGCCACGTCGCGCCCCGACCTCGTGGACCCCGCGCTGCTGCGCGCCGGCCGCCTGCAGCGCCACGTCTACTGCGCGCTGCCTGACCAA CGAGGCCGGCACGAAGTTCTCCGAACATTAACGAAGAGCGTCCAAGTAGACGAGGCAGTGGATTTGCAAGATTTAGCGGCTCGGACTGAAGGCTACTCGCCGGCAGACCTCAAGTCCATACTGGTTACTGCTCAACTAACTAGGCTGGAAACGCAATTG ACGGCGAATGAAGAAAAGTCGATGGAGTCTGTAGTGGTGTATAAGGAAGATATAGAGAGTGCCTTAGCTGAGACCAAGCCTTCTCTGTCAATACAGCAGAGACTATTCTACGATATGAT ATATAAGAGATTCCGAGGCGAGAGTTTGACAGATGAACAGAAGATAATATCCAAATTCCAGCAGAAGCAGAGAGTCACGCtagcttaa
- the LOC110381127 gene encoding G2/mitotic-specific cyclin-B3 isoform X2: MAPTRLASKPIGVNENLNGLLGHGITTRSKQLASLKTHKDTLKGPNKRKADSPLKDVTAKRAAFGDITNAFNKTTAFQDKDKVMGLKKVTVESKMLPIVKSIKPQTTTLNGKTSKAKTLQRVATNAIDAVQKHFAKDPPKPVATRAQNGILKNIEQKKDKSLNQNQSQNSAKSARSDVSEPSLYMTALETTPSETSKEEYKTISEKLDKVNLDDTVRSLDEETEEPHKTPLDVADFDKENWNDPFQVSNYAMDIFNYLKSRERLFPIDDYLQRMKGITAWMRALLVDWMVEVQESFELNHETLYLAVKLVDLFLTRSTKTQPEKDHLTKEELQLLGASALFIASKFDERIPPLVDDFLYICDGAYTLSQLLKMEMNILRVVDFDLGIPLSYRFLRRYARCARVSMPTLTLARFVLEQCLLEYNLLEHSDSKMAAAALYLALRMKSIGNWSPTLQYYTGYTVKDILPIAIAQNATLHKKPKSAISTVRNKYSHTIFFEVAKVALIDDAALSS; the protein is encoded by the exons ATGGCGCCAACAAGGTTGGCATCGAAGCCGATCGGCGTCAATGAGAACTTGAATGGTTTACTGGGGCATGGGATAACGACGAGGAGTAAGCAATTAGCTTCTCTGAAGACTCATAAGGACACTTTGAAGGGTCCAAATAAGAGGAAAGCCGATAGTCCCTTGAAAGATGTTACTGCAAAGCGGGCGGCGTTTGGGGACATCACAAATGCCTTCAACAAGACCACCGCGTTCCAGGATAAGGACAAAGTCATGGGGCTGAAGAAGGTTACTGTGGAGAGCAAAATGCTCCCAATCGTTAag AGTATCAAACCACAGACAACCACATTGAATGGTAAGACCTCCAAAGCAAAAACTCTGCAGCGCGTGGCCACCAATGCCATAGACGCTGTGCAGAAGCACTTTGCCAAGGATCCTCCTAAGCCAGTAGCAACTCGGGCACAGAATGGCATCCTCAAGAACATTGAACAGAAAAAAGACAAGAGTCTTAATCAGAACCAAAGTCAGAACTCTGCAAAGTCTGCAAGGAGTGATGTATCTGAACCATCACTGTATATGACAGCTTTAGAAACTac CCCCTCAGAAACCTCCAAAGAGGAATACAAGACAATAAGTGAGAAGCTAGACAAGGTAAACCTTGATGACACAGTCCGTTCCCTGGACGAAGAGACTGAGGAGCCTCACAAGACACCCTTGGATGTCGCAGACTTTGACAAGGAGAACTGGAATGACCCCTTCCAGGTCTCCAACTATGCTATGGATATATTCAACTATTTGAAGAGCAGAGAA CGCCTATTCCCCATCGATGACTACCTGCAGCGGATGAAAGGGATCACGGCGTGGATGCGGGCACTGCTCGTGGACTGGATGGTGGAGGTCCAGGAGAGCTTCGAGCTGAACCACGAGACTCTATACCTGGCCGTCAAGCTGGTAGACCTGTTCCTGACCAGGTCCACGAAGACGCAGCCAGAGAAGGACCACCTCACGAAGGAAGAACTGCAGCTGCTCGGAGCTTCTGCACTGTTTATTGCTTCTAAGTTTGAC GAGCGCATCCCCCCTCTAGTGGATGACTTCCTGTACATCTGCGACGGCGCGTACACGTTGAGCCAGCTGCTCAAGATGGAGATGAACATCCTCCGCGTCGTGGACTTCGACCTCGGCATCCCGCTCTCCTACCGCTTCCTCAGGAGATACGCCAGG TGCGCTCGAGTATCGATGCCGACGCTAACCCTAGCGAGGTTCGTGCTCGAACAGTGCCTACTGGAGTACAATCTTCTGGAACATTCGGACagcaagatggccgccgccgcgCTATACCTCGCGCTCAGGATGAAGTCCATCGGAAACTGGTCGCCTACCCTACAGTATTATACAG GATACACCGTGAAGGATATCCTCCCCATCGCGATCGCACAGAACGCGACGCTACACAAGAAACCAAAATCCGCCATCAGCACAGTGAGGAACAAGTATTCGCACACGATCTTCTTCGAGGTGGCCAAGGTGGCGCTGATCGACGACGCGGCGCTGTCCAGCTGA
- the LOC110381142 gene encoding uncharacterized protein LOC110381142 isoform X2 has product MFSNNNLTRTRRHSGTFGPVTSPVNVASSWARMAPRVNQLRAEECADVSNTREVAHEREIHTAMQMGQSCEDLTLVAGLANSPTRIPRFSPVVSPSPTRKYTTRRSLSPIAIRASSFSPVSRPNMLPNKRRCDEADSPLSKRMCTSDRLTPSTPGTPDSDSLECTFRPVSPRVQPMNECSHESTDVPQNHKSSNPS; this is encoded by the exons ATGTTCTCCAACAACAACCTGACGCGCACGCGCAGGCATAGCGGCACCTTCGGCCCCGTCACCTCGCCCGTCAATGTAGCt AGCTCATGGGCGCGGATGGCTCCCCGAGTGAACCAGCTGCGAGCTGAAGAGTGCGCCGACGTGAGCAACACGCGCGAGGTGGCGCACGAGAGAGAGATACACACGGCTATGCAGATGGGGCAGTCCTGTGAGGATCTGACCTTGGTGGCCGGACTCGCTAATTCACCTACTAGGATACCTAG GTTTTCACCTGTTGTCTCCCCTTCCCCGACACGGAAATACACGACGCGGCGGAGTTTATCGCCCATCGCGATCCGCGCGTCGAGCTTCAGTCCGGTGAGCCGGCCCAACATGCTGCCCAACAAGCGGCGCTGCGACGAGGCCGACTCGCCGCTGTCCAAGCGCATGTGCACGTCCGACAGACTCACGCCGTCCACGCCCGGCACCCCCGACTCCGACTCCCTCGAGTGCACCTTCAGGCCGGTCTCCCCTCGAGTGCAACCCATGAACGAGTGCTCCCACGAATCCACAGATGTCCCCCAGAACCACAAATCCTCCAACCCCAGCTAA
- the LOC110381967 gene encoding peroxisomal ATPase PEX1 isoform X1: MLGGVKLKVTFTHEKTCFAYISPKYSTNNEQTQCVQVLCRDKQILLWVVFNSGVPEGHIACNPIYSRMVGLEEGADVFVSPYTDLKVLNELYVETDSPDDQEILEHNVELLQMRILDQLRLVVANQKTVVWISASLPIVFTPKQTGILVNHSQIIVKMDAFNSIHPFPSTPVNVPVPKDNEQFKNIGAINKGMLAPYLNVAKRLVLRAVPIDSDGKKNLIHPYTVFIHEDFIDEKYKNLTIILATMTNIPSILNESDDDSENNNVSINDVCVEIVPIDSVIYRSLCREVHNKNIPTVLIPKPLNAIINIENGMRIIFTLIADNIEEPEHIDIITYSDQIQSEMDVVEKFKNCVIKSTHSGKRFLINNGMIKQNTEITPGFLQFKVKPDKLKFTMLDPGSFRNCTVAAKCSSETDMALPKAVMSKMDYDYKNYCRSMKSMEALIEKVLAHVNFEIHREATFKGASEIKSNVLITGLSGTGKSSFCQIIQKELTVWSHILQCRSLRGRKDITEVLGKAILMCQEHSPAVLICDDVDALVPPNMEGASPQDIAYYQRLAVVIKHLLQTCSGVCVLMTSLSMKDLHPTLRQFSGKPLFTAQFDVPELEKTERTELFKHLLNDKIRQEFEIEDDDVIKLAMDTAGFSVRDIIDYLNKKIFKAVKKKKSNPNEPKPRLVEDITKDEEKASEFDIWGPVGGLEEVKQELTECIFWPIMYPALFPSQSCGILLYGPPGTGKSHIGSCLARLTNMNMITVKGPELLSKYIGQSEKAVRDIFDKADMKRPCILFFDEFDSLAPK; encoded by the exons ATGTTGGGAGGCGTCAAGCTTAAAGTAACGTTTACTCATGAAAAGACTTGCTTTGCTTATATCAGTCCAAAGTACAGCACAAATAATGAACAG ACACAATGCGTCCAAGTTCTCTGCAGAGACAAGCAGATCCTACTATGGGTGGTGTTCAACAGTGGTGTTCCAGAAGGTCACATAGCCTGCAATCCTATATACAGCAGGATGGTGGGGCTAGAGGAGGGGGCTGATGTCTTTGTGTCTCCGTACACAGATCTTAAGGTGCTGAATGAGCTGTATGTGGAGACTGATAGTCCTGATGACCAGGAAATATTA gAACACAATGTAGAACTACTACAAATGCGGATACTAGACCAATTGAGACTAGTTGTAGCTAATCAAAAGACAGTAGTTTGGATCTCAGCGTCTTTACCAATAGTGTTCACACCAAAACAGACAGGCATTCTTGTCAACCATAGCCAAATTATTGTGAAAATGGATGCTTTTAACAGCATACATCCTTTCCCTTCTACACCAGTCAATGTTCCCGTTCCCAAAGATAATGAACAGTTTAAAAACATAGGTGCTATAAACAAAGGAATGTTAGCTCCATATTTAAATGTAGCAAAAAGGTTAGTTCTAAGAGCAGTACCCATAGACAGTGATGGCAAAAAGAATTTGATACACCCATACACTGTATTCATACATGAAGACTTTATAGATGAAAAGTATAAGAATTTAACTATAATACTTGCTACAATGACTAATATACcatcaattttaaatgagaGCGATGATGATAGTGAgaataataatgtttcaattaATGATGTGTGTGTAGAAATAGTTCCAATTGACTCTGTGATATACAGAAGTTTGTGCAGGGAGgtacataacaaaaacatacctacagtACTTATACCAAAACCTTTAAATGCTATAATTAATATTGAGAACGGAATGAGAATAATCTTCACTCTAATAGCTGACAATATTGAAGAACCGGAACACATAGACATAATAACATATTCAGATCAGATACAGTCAGAAATGGATGTGGTAGAAAAATTCAAGAACTGCGTTATAAAAAGCACACATTCTGGCAAGCGGTTCCTTATAAACAATGGTATGATAAAGCAGAATACAGAAATAACACCAGGATTTTTACAGTTCAAGGTAAAACCGGATAAGTTGAAGTTTACAATGCTAGATCCAGGGTCTTTTAGGAACTGTACGGTAGCTGCTAAGTGCTCTAGTGAGACAGATATGGCTTTACCAAAAGCTGTCATGTCTAAGATGGATTATGATTATAAAAATTACTGTAGGTCAATGAAATCTATGGAGGCGTTGATTGAGAAGGTTTTGGCACATGTTAACTTTGAGATACATAGAGAGGCCACTTTTAAAGGTGCTTCTGAGATCAAGagtaatgttttaattactg GTCTAAGTGGCACAGGAAAATCTTCATTCTGCCAGATAATCCAAAAAGAATTGACTGTCTGGTCGCACATACTACAATGCCGTTCTCTCAGAGGTCGTAAGGACATTACTGAGGTGCTTGGGAAGGCTATACTGATGTGTCAGGAACATAGTCCAGCTGTGCTTATATGTGATGATGTGGATGCTTTAGTGCCGCCGAATATGGAAGGCGCTTCGCCTCAGGATATTGCTTATTATCAgag ACTAGCAGTAGTAATAAAGCACCTCCTACAAACATGTTCAGGAGTATGCGTGCTAATGACATCACTCAGTATGAAAGACTTGCACCCCACGCTGCGCCAATTCAGCGGGAAGCCGCTGTTTACGGCACAGTTTGACGTGCCCGAGTTGGAGAAG ACAGAAAGAACGGAATTATTCAAGCACCTTCTCAACGACAAGATACGGCAGGAGTTTGAGATAGAAGACGATGACGTCATCAAACTGGCCATGGATACCGCCGGCTTTAGCGTTAGGGATATCATTGATTATTTGAACAAGAAGATATTTAAAGCTGTTAAGAAGAAAA AATCGAACCCAAATGAGCCCAAGCCTCGTTTAGTAGAAGACATAACGAAAGACGAGGAGAAGGCTAGCGAGTTCGATATCTGGGGACCAGTCGGAGGTCTGGAGGAAGTCAAGCAAGAGCTCACTGAGTGCATATTCTGGCCTATTATG TATCCAGCACTATTCCCGTCTCAATCATGCGGCATCCTGCTATACGGGCCGCCCGGCACCGGCAAGTCCCACATCGGCTCGTGCTTGGCCCGACTCACGAATATGAACATGATCACTGTGAAGGGACCTGAGTTGCTCTCCAAGTATATCGGACAGAGTGAGAAGGCTGTTAGGGATATTTTTGACAA GGCAGACATGAAGAGGCCCTGTATACTGTTCTTCGACGAGTTCGACAGTCTCGCGCCCAAGTAA